A single window of Nocardioides baekrokdamisoli DNA harbors:
- a CDS encoding Ppx/GppA phosphatase family protein, producing the protein MRLSVLDIGSNTGHLLVVDAHDGAAPLPAYSYKEPLRLAEHLGDDGAVTREGIDKLISFVRAAVVVADDKGCADMLAFATSAVRDAVNSDDVLAEVKAETGVDLEILPGEDEARLTFLAVRRWFGWSAGRLAVFDIGGGSLEIAGGSDEAPDVAWSLPVGAARLARQYFADGATQEAVRSMRRELRATLATDAGKLLRYGAPDRAVATSKTFRSIARICGAAPSDEGIWVRRSIPLAELRTWIPKLVEMSNSEIAELPGVSPDRAHQILPGAIVAEAILDIFALDELEICPWALREGVILARLDFLGADD; encoded by the coding sequence ATGCGTCTGAGCGTCCTGGACATCGGTTCGAACACGGGGCATCTGCTCGTGGTCGACGCTCATGACGGTGCCGCGCCGCTGCCGGCGTACTCCTACAAGGAGCCGCTGCGGCTTGCCGAACACCTGGGCGACGACGGTGCCGTGACCCGCGAGGGGATCGACAAGCTGATCAGCTTCGTTCGCGCAGCCGTCGTCGTCGCCGACGACAAGGGCTGCGCGGACATGCTCGCGTTCGCGACCAGCGCCGTACGCGATGCGGTCAACAGCGACGACGTGCTCGCCGAGGTCAAGGCGGAGACCGGTGTCGACCTCGAGATCCTGCCCGGCGAGGACGAGGCGCGGCTGACCTTCCTGGCCGTACGTCGTTGGTTCGGCTGGTCGGCCGGACGCCTCGCCGTCTTCGACATCGGCGGAGGGTCGCTGGAGATCGCCGGCGGTTCGGACGAGGCGCCCGATGTCGCGTGGTCGTTGCCGGTCGGCGCGGCCCGGCTGGCGCGGCAGTATTTCGCCGACGGCGCCACCCAGGAGGCCGTACGCAGCATGCGCCGCGAGTTGCGGGCGACGCTGGCCACCGACGCCGGGAAGTTGCTGCGCTACGGCGCACCTGACCGGGCCGTGGCCACCTCGAAGACGTTCCGGAGCATCGCCCGCATCTGTGGGGCGGCACCGTCGGACGAGGGCATCTGGGTACGGCGTTCGATCCCGCTGGCGGAGCTGCGTACCTGGATCCCGAAGCTCGTCGAGATGTCCAACAGCGAGATCGCTGAATTGCCCGGCGTGAGCCCCGATCGGGCGCACCAGATCCTCCCCGGTGCGATCGTCGCGGAGGCGATCCTCGACATCTTCGCCCTCGACGAACTCGAGATCTGCCCGTGGGCCCTTCGCGAGGGCGTGATCCTCGCCCGGCTGGACTTCCTGGGCGCGGACGACTGA
- a CDS encoding acyl-CoA thioesterase, translating into MTRPSIEDYPYVIDITTRWMDNDVYGHVNNVTYYSYFDTAANTFLIERGGLDIHGADVIGLIVESACSYHAPVAFPDQLRAGVRVDKLGNRAVTYGIGIFAEGSDEAVANGHFVHVFVERESRTSTAIPARIRAALETIVR; encoded by the coding sequence GTGACCCGACCGAGCATCGAGGACTACCCGTACGTCATTGACATCACCACACGGTGGATGGACAACGACGTCTACGGGCATGTCAACAACGTCACCTACTACTCCTACTTCGACACCGCCGCGAACACCTTCCTGATCGAGCGAGGCGGCCTCGACATCCACGGCGCCGACGTGATCGGGCTGATCGTGGAGTCCGCCTGCAGCTATCACGCTCCGGTGGCGTTCCCCGACCAGCTCCGTGCGGGCGTACGCGTCGACAAACTCGGCAACCGCGCGGTCACCTACGGGATCGGGATCTTCGCCGAGGGCTCCGACGAAGCCGTCGCCAACGGCCACTTCGTCCATGTGTTCGTGGAGCGGGAGTCCCGCACCTCGACTGCGATCCCGGCCCGGATCCGGGCCGCGCTGGAGACGATCGTCCGCTAG
- a CDS encoding sugar phosphate isomerase/epimerase family protein: MARVGLSTSSVYPEGTAHAFAYAKKIGYDAVEVMVGIDSLSQNIPAVKQLADHHGIPVTAVHAPCLLFTQRVWGTEPWGKLQRSAEMAHEVGADVVVVHPPFRWQKEYATGFMDGIAAIEESTGIAFAVENMYPWRAAKREMEMYLPDWDPTHGDYANITIDLSHASIAGDDVIEMADRAGSRLRHIHLTDGTGSGKDEHLIPGRGTMRADAFLRHIAAAGFAGEIVLEINTRKATPGESREAELREALEFARTHFRA; the protein is encoded by the coding sequence ATGGCCCGCGTCGGCCTCTCGACCAGCAGCGTCTATCCGGAGGGCACCGCCCACGCCTTCGCGTACGCGAAGAAGATCGGGTACGACGCCGTCGAGGTGATGGTCGGGATCGACTCGCTCTCCCAGAACATCCCGGCGGTCAAGCAGCTCGCTGACCACCACGGCATCCCGGTGACGGCCGTACACGCCCCGTGCCTGCTCTTCACCCAGCGCGTCTGGGGCACCGAGCCGTGGGGCAAACTGCAGCGCTCGGCCGAGATGGCCCATGAGGTCGGTGCCGACGTCGTGGTGGTGCACCCGCCGTTCCGTTGGCAGAAGGAGTACGCGACCGGCTTCATGGACGGGATCGCCGCCATCGAGGAGTCGACCGGGATCGCCTTCGCTGTGGAGAACATGTATCCGTGGCGCGCGGCCAAACGGGAGATGGAGATGTATCTCCCCGACTGGGATCCGACCCACGGTGACTACGCCAACATCACCATCGACCTCTCGCACGCCTCGATCGCCGGCGACGATGTCATCGAGATGGCCGATCGCGCCGGCTCGCGCTTGAGGCACATCCACCTGACCGACGGCACAGGTTCGGGCAAGGACGAGCACCTGATCCCGGGCCGCGGGACCATGCGCGCCGACGCCTTCCTCCGCCACATCGCCGCGGCAGGTTTCGCCGGCGAGATCGTCCTCGAGATCAACACCCGCAAGGCGACCCCCGGCGAGAGTCGGGAAGCCGAACTCCGGGAGGCGCTGGAGTTCGCGCGTACGCACTTCCGGGCCTGA